A stretch of DNA from Candidatus Woesearchaeota archaeon:
ATATTGATTTGTGGGGTGAAAAAATATTATTATTCATTCTCGGTGTTTTTTTAATAATTGCTGGTCTGATTTTTTACTTCAATAGTTCTTTTAATAGTGTTTGGCCATTAGTCATAATTTTAGAGTTAGTCGGTGTTGCATTTTTTATTGTTGCAGCGCTCATAAAATCTTCTAAATAATGTGCGTCATTATTTCAGTTTTTTTAAAGATTTTGTAATTGCAATGCTCGCACTTTTGCATCGTATAAGTTAAGAATGTATCAAATTCTATTTGCCAATTTGCATTGTGTGTTTTTTTACACTTAGGGCATATTTCTTCTAAATGTTCTTCTAAGGTTATTTCTGACATTTTTATTGTTTTAGGTTAACGCTTTATTTATAAAATTTTGTTTTAGATAACCTTTGTGTTGTCTAATGATTACAAAACTAATTTTTTTATTGCATGCTAGCGGAAAGGAATTTTTGGAAATCAAAGAGATCTGATATAGTAGAAATAGTAGAAAATATTTTTCTGTGCATTTTAGACCAAATATGCCTAGTTAAAACTTTTTTTGTGTCTTTTTGTGCTCAGTACGCTTTTACGTTTCTAAACAAACTTTGAGTCTTTATTTTCATCATATTTAGTTCTCAGAATTAATTTTCTTTAATTTTCTTTAATTTGTAATTTAAACTAATAAAATCTTCTGATTGTTTAAAAAATTTATAAAAAATTAGGGTGTGTCCCAAATATCTGTATTGCCTTGGAGCTAAATTGAGAGAAACACAACGTGGAACACGTTAAAGATCTGTGTTTCTCGGTAAAAAAATTAGACTGCAAAGCAGCTAACAATACTCCGCAATACGAAAAAGAAAGACTTGGGACACGCCCAAAAAATTAAAAACACGCCCAAAGAATAATCAAATTCATTAAAAAAGTATATAAAAGGCACCTTAATACGGGTATTTATCACGAATCATATTTAAGCATTAAGAGGTAAAGAACAATGACAAAAGCAATAATTTTTGATTTATGGGGTACAATAATAGAAAATGGGGTGTATCCAAGCCCAACAAAACAAGTAAAATATTTTTTACGAACTCAAATACAATTCTCAGAATTTATAACTACTTTTGAAGATACATTTATGACTAAGGAATATGAATCTTTACAGCAAGCTTTTGAGCAAGTAGTTAAAGATTTTAATTTAAGAATACCTGAGTTTGTGTATGAAAAACTTGTAGGGACTTGGAATAAAAATGCGATTTTATCTAAAATGCAAGAAGACACAGAAGATGCATTTAAAGAATTAAAAGAAAAAGGATATAAGCTTTTTTTGCTTGCAAATATAGATAAATTTAGTTATGAACAAGTAAACTCTAAATTTAAGCTCGATGAGTTATTTGATAAAACATACAAAAGCTTTGAAACCGGTCTTTTAAAAATGAATCCTAAAAGTTATTTTAAAATATTAGAAGAAAATGATTTGAAACCTGAAGATGTAGTCATGGTTGGGGATTGCATAGTTAGTGATATGCAAAGCGCTGAAAATGCTGGAATAAGAGGAGTACTTATAGACCGAAGAGATAAGAGAGAATATGAAAATAAAATAGTAAGTCTTAAAGATTTGCTTGCGTTATTAGAAAATATGAATTAAATTTTTAAATGAGCTATTTTTCTTTTTTTTTAATGAATGCGCGGGTGTAACTCAGCCTGGTTAGAGTGCCGGTCTCATAAGCCGGATGCCGAGGGTTCAAATCCCCCCACCCGCATAAAACACTAAAGCTTTGGAATTTCATAAAGATACCTAAAAGTGATTTAAGTAAGCATTAATAAAATAACTTGTTAAACTGTTATTAATCGTAATATGCTTCTATGTCTAGCTTTAAATCATCCCAAACTCTATCCGGAATTTCAAGTTTATGTTCTGTTAGCTTTTCACATAAATCATAATATGTGTCTGCAATCATAGAAAGTTCCTGTTGACTCATGTGTTCAAGACGAGCAATTGATGGTCTCATCATTAACACCTCTATGTGTTCTTTGCGAATTGGAAATTTAAATTTTATTGAAAAGAATTGTTTTTTTTAAAATATGGCTTAAGGTTCGAGAATTGCGCTAAGTCCTCTAACTCTGTTTTCATAAAATTTTTCGAAGTCTAAATCATAATAGTATAAAACAGAATTGCTTTTTAATTTTTTAAAATTAGGAAGTTCGTCATCAGTTATGAAATTCATCAGTTCACTTTTTGTGTTCATGTTGATTCCTCTATTTAATAAATGTTCTTTAAAGTTTTCATTTCTTGTTGATCCATTTAAGTAAATACTTTCAGCTCTTTCTTTGTCAAATGAAGTCCAACCTTTATTTTGCATGTAGTGAATTAATGTGTTTTTTATATGAACTCTTGAAATTACTGGATTTATGAATGTTAGATAATAAGAGGTTATGTCTGCTAAGGTGGATATTATGTCTTTGTTTAGTTCTATATCGTAAAGTTTTTGTTTTGTTGCGTTGATACGGGAATTAGGCATATCAAAAATTGCTTCAAAGTCTCTTAATATGAAATCTTCGTTCATAAATCAAGAAAACTATGTTGGTTTATATTTGTTATTATTTGACAATGGTATTGATAATATTAATATATTGTGCGTGTTTTTAGATGAGTATGGATAATGGCTTTTTAATCAACGAATATATTTCATATAGGTTAAATCCGAATGAAAAGCTAAATTTGTCGAAAATATCTGAATCGCGGGCTAGAAGAATAAGATTTAATCTTCAAAAAATAAGCAAAGAAATTAATAAAAGTTTTTTAGAAATAAATGAAAAAGATCTCGAACTTTTTTTTTCAAATCTCAAATTAGGGGTATTAAAAAAATCTAAAAGGGTGAAAGTAGAAGGAGATATTCCTTTACTAAAGCAAAAAATTCCATACTCATCGTCGGCTTATTATAATCTCAAATCAGATTTTAGGAGTTTTTGGAAATTTCTCGTCTATAAATATAAGTTTGAAGACATATTTCTTTTTATTAAAAAATAGAATGCGAAGTTTCGCACTATGAATATTTTAAGTAATATTTATAAACAAAACAAAATTCTGAACCAATATCAAATTCAAAGGTGATAAATTGAAAAGAAGTTCAAGAAGATGGAAAAAGAAAGGACAAATGAGATGGAAATGGCAAAGAAAAAGAATGAAAAAAGAAAAGAGAAAGAGAAATAATAGGTGATCATAATGGCTAAATCAATACAAACAGTAAAAAAAGGAAAAAAACTATGGTACCCAATATATGCTCCGAAAATAATGAATAATGAATACTTAGGAGAAACATATTCGTATGATAAAGAAAAGATAGAAGGGAAAACACTAAAACTAAATTTGTCTACACTAACAGGAAATATAAAGAAACAAAATATAGATGTAAAATTTAAAGTGACAGCCTTTGCAGAAAATAAAGCAACAACAACAATAACGGGTGTAGAACTAACCAATTCATACATAAAACGATTAGTTAGAAGAGGAAGAGACAAAATAGATGATTCTTTTTCAACAATGACAAAAGACAAAAAAATTGTGCGAATAAAACCCTTAATTACAACAATGAATAGAACAGGAAATTCTGTAAATAGCAAAATAAGATTAGAAGCAAGAAAGCTAATAGGGCAT
This window harbors:
- a CDS encoding HAD family hydrolase — protein: MTKAIIFDLWGTIIENGVYPSPTKQVKYFLRTQIQFSEFITTFEDTFMTKEYESLQQAFEQVVKDFNLRIPEFVYEKLVGTWNKNAILSKMQEDTEDAFKELKEKGYKLFLLANIDKFSYEQVNSKFKLDELFDKTYKSFETGLLKMNPKSYFKILEENDLKPEDVVMVGDCIVSDMQSAENAGIRGVLIDRRDKREYENKIVSLKDLLALLENMN